A genomic segment from Candidatus Omnitrophota bacterium encodes:
- the gcvPA gene encoding aminomethyl-transferring glycine dehydrogenase subunit GcvPA, giving the protein MNYIPHTEEQTRQMLEAIGVSSIDELFDGIKPELRPKSFNIPQSLSEQEVISRLSRIAQKNIVSLKNFLGAGFYDHYIPAAVDMMAGRSEFYTAYTPYQAECSQGWLQAIYEYQSMICQLTGMDCANSSLYDGGTAIYEAAMMAIRATGRTKIIMDSGLNMIYRTMLYTYMSNLNIEFVETPVIHGQSCREEIFRYLDEKTAAVVTQNPNFFGAVDDHSDIAQKAHSVGALSIISVYPVSLGMLKTPAEMGADIATGEGQSLGMPLSFGGPYLGFIACKQALTRKMPGRIVGAGTDREGRRGFVLTLQAREQHIRRERATSNICSNEALCALRAGIYLSLLGKTGMEELARLNYDKCEYAKDCVEKIPGLKVKRSSPTFNEFTIALPRNADVVVEKMIDKGFAPGFPLGKFYKGMNNYLLVAVTEKRTKEDIEQFVQALEKVL; this is encoded by the coding sequence ATGAATTATATCCCGCACACGGAAGAACAGACTCGTCAGATGCTTGAGGCGATAGGCGTATCGTCTATTGATGAATTATTTGACGGGATAAAGCCCGAATTAAGGCCCAAATCATTTAATATCCCGCAGTCTTTATCAGAACAGGAGGTTATTTCCCGCCTGTCCCGGATTGCTCAAAAAAATATTGTCTCATTAAAAAACTTTCTTGGCGCCGGGTTTTATGACCACTATATACCGGCGGCAGTTGATATGATGGCCGGCAGGTCAGAGTTTTATACAGCCTATACTCCGTATCAGGCGGAGTGTTCCCAGGGCTGGCTGCAGGCAATCTATGAGTACCAGAGTATGATATGCCAGCTCACGGGCATGGATTGCGCAAATTCTTCTTTATATGACGGCGGAACGGCTATTTACGAGGCGGCTATGATGGCAATAAGAGCGACCGGCCGGACAAAAATAATAATGGATAGCGGATTGAACATGATATACAGGACAATGCTTTATACCTATATGTCAAATCTTAATATTGAATTTGTGGAAACGCCTGTTATACACGGCCAAAGCTGCCGCGAAGAGATATTTAGGTATCTGGATGAAAAAACCGCCGCCGTGGTAACGCAAAATCCTAATTTTTTCGGCGCCGTAGACGACCATTCCGATATCGCGCAAAAGGCCCATTCCGTGGGGGCTCTTTCCATAATCAGTGTTTACCCCGTATCGCTTGGCATGCTAAAGACTCCTGCTGAAATGGGGGCGGATATAGCTACCGGAGAGGGCCAGAGCCTGGGCATGCCTCTTTCTTTTGGCGGGCCATATCTTGGGTTTATAGCCTGCAAGCAGGCTCTTACGCGCAAGATGCCCGGAAGGATAGTGGGAGCTGGCACGGATAGGGAAGGAAGGCGCGGGTTTGTGCTGACTTTGCAGGCAAGAGAACAACACATACGAAGAGAGCGCGCTACATCAAACATATGCTCAAACGAGGCATTATGCGCTTTAAGGGCAGGCATATACTTGTCACTTCTTGGCAAAACAGGCATGGAAGAACTTGCCAGATTAAATTATGATAAATGTGAATACGCCAAGGACTGCGTTGAGAAGATACCAGGCCTTAAGGTGAAAAGGAGTTCTCCGACATTCAACGAATTTACCATTGCCCTTCCCAGGAACGCGGATGTTGTTGTTGAAAAGATGATAGACAAAGGCTTTGCCCCGGGTTTTCCATTAGGTAAATTTTATAAGGGTATGAACAATTATCTTCTTGTGGCTGTTACCGAAAAGAGGACAAAAGAGGATATAGAGCAGTTTGTCCAGGCATTGGAAAAGGTGTTATGA
- the gcvH gene encoding glycine cleavage system protein GcvH: MNIPEGLLYTREHEWVKIESDMATIGITDYAQFSLGDITFVQLPAPGADIQKSSVIATVESVKAASDVYAPLSGKVARINEEIVANPEIVNQSPYEKAWFAVIKTRDLSEKQGLLDQYEYKKYLDELNA; the protein is encoded by the coding sequence ATGAATATACCTGAAGGATTGCTCTATACCAGAGAACATGAATGGGTAAAGATAGAATCGGACATGGCAACTATTGGAATCACGGATTACGCGCAGTTTTCATTAGGGGACATTACTTTTGTTCAACTGCCCGCGCCGGGAGCTGATATTCAAAAATCATCGGTTATAGCGACGGTTGAATCCGTGAAGGCCGCTTCGGACGTATACGCTCCTTTGTCGGGTAAGGTTGCCAGGATAAACGAAGAAATCGTGGCAAATCCGGAAATAGTCAACCAGTCTCCGTATGAAAAAGCCTGGTTCGCCGTCATTAAAACCCGCGATCTTTCTGAAAAACAGGGCCTTCTTGACCAGTATGAATATAAAAAATATTTGGATGAATTGAACGCATGA
- the gcvT gene encoding glycine cleavage system aminomethyltransferase GcvT, which yields MENAQLKYTPLLSNHKQLSARLGPFGGWMMPIQYKGIIAEHNWTRQSASLFDICHMGEFLIRGTARDMEKDLCFTSNLALMPVGGCRYGFILNESGGIIDDLVAYRMGEDEWMFVVNAATKDNDLAYLRQKLPPDISIEDISDKTAKLDIQGPLSSEIMKALAGDGINALGYYKHGRFELIGCNAVISRTGYTGELGFEIYADSRFAQQLWQAILADERVRPAGLGARDTLRLEMCYPLYGQDIDESTTPLEAGFEVFLDLKKDFIGKPALLKQRCDGLQKRLIVFTMGTRQSPRHGDKIYIEEKEAGYVTSGSFAPSLGIGVGMGYVENGYDWIGARVLIKNERFELPARITDKPFYRKGTLRK from the coding sequence ATGGAAAATGCGCAATTGAAATACACCCCCTTATTGTCAAATCATAAACAGCTGTCTGCCAGGCTTGGCCCTTTTGGCGGATGGATGATGCCTATACAATATAAAGGTATTATCGCCGAACATAATTGGACAAGACAGTCAGCATCGTTATTTGACATATGCCATATGGGTGAGTTTTTAATTCGCGGCACTGCCCGGGACATGGAAAAAGACCTTTGTTTTACCTCTAATCTCGCCTTAATGCCTGTCGGAGGCTGTAGATACGGTTTTATCCTTAACGAATCAGGAGGAATCATTGATGACCTCGTAGCCTATAGAATGGGCGAGGATGAATGGATGTTTGTTGTAAATGCCGCGACTAAAGATAATGACTTGGCTTATTTGCGGCAAAAATTGCCGCCGGATATCTCCATTGAAGACATATCGGATAAGACCGCTAAACTGGATATCCAGGGGCCTTTGTCATCGGAGATTATGAAGGCGTTGGCGGGTGACGGCATAAACGCGCTTGGGTATTACAAGCACGGCAGGTTTGAATTGATTGGTTGTAACGCGGTGATAAGCCGTACCGGATATACCGGTGAACTTGGGTTTGAGATATATGCCGACAGCCGCTTTGCCCAGCAATTATGGCAGGCCATACTTGCCGATGAACGCGTAAGGCCCGCGGGCCTTGGAGCAAGGGACACATTAAGGCTTGAGATGTGCTATCCTTTATACGGGCAGGATATTGATGAATCTACTACTCCGCTTGAAGCCGGATTTGAGGTTTTTCTTGACCTTAAAAAGGATTTCATTGGAAAACCCGCATTATTAAAACAGAGATGCGATGGGCTTCAAAAAAGGCTTATAGTATTTACCATGGGGACAAGGCAAAGCCCGCGCCATGGAGATAAAATCTATATTGAAGAAAAAGAGGCAGGATACGTTACCAGCGGATCATTCGCCCCCAGCCTGGGTATTGGTGTGGGCATGGGTTATGTTGAGAACGGTTATGATTGGATAGGCGCGCGCGTATTGATAAAAAATGAAAGGTTTGAATTACCGGCCAGGATTACAGACAAGCCGTTTTATAGGAAAGGGACATTGAGGAAATGA
- a CDS encoding prepilin-type N-terminal cleavage/methylation domain-containing protein: MKRAFTLIEMLIVVFVIAVLAVASLPAYGKLKKTIEYKETSGILDLVRAGAKYYDLKYGIGGLPVAGAWDYLKISQPAGSKLIYQIVSGPKLEICNASGDWLYRYTLPNGPSEKNTGHEDFQYLPSDLP, translated from the coding sequence ATGAAAAGGGCGTTTACGTTAATAGAAATGTTGATAGTGGTTTTTGTAATTGCCGTGCTTGCCGTCGCTTCTCTGCCTGCTTACGGAAAATTAAAAAAGACCATTGAATACAAAGAGACTTCCGGCATATTGGATCTTGTGCGCGCTGGCGCAAAATATTATGACCTTAAATACGGCATAGGAGGGCTTCCGGTTGCCGGCGCCTGGGATTATCTTAAGATAAGCCAGCCCGCGGGCAGTAAATTGATATATCAGATAGTTTCAGGGCCCAAACTTGAGATATGCAATGCATCCGGTGATTGGCTTTACAGATACACACTGCCTAACGGGCCCAGCGAAAAGAATACAGGCCACGAGGACTTTCAATATCTGCCCTCCGATCTGCCGTAA
- a CDS encoding prepilin-type N-terminal cleavage/methylation domain-containing protein, protein MTCPNHKNRAFTLVEIMVSVLVMAIVIGSAFAVYMSIAHLRMFTKNELEAYYNAQSWLDKVRTGYGGIGRYHDMVDAEAKDLNAADSVCQEDYNAWAMALRPKVQMTNTGYTISDTDLGSGVEFKAITVEVKWNELS, encoded by the coding sequence ATGACTTGCCCAAACCATAAAAACAGGGCTTTTACATTAGTTGAGATAATGGTATCTGTCTTGGTCATGGCCATAGTAATAGGTTCGGCGTTTGCTGTTTATATGTCTATAGCCCATCTGCGCATGTTTACAAAGAATGAATTAGAGGCTTATTATAATGCTCAATCCTGGCTTGACAAGGTCAGGACCGGTTATGGCGGTATCGGGAGATACCATGATATGGTTGACGCGGAAGCTAAGGATCTTAATGCCGCCGACTCCGTGTGCCAGGAGGACTACAATGCCTGGGCAATGGCCTTAAGGCCCAAAGTCCAGATGACAAATACAGGTTATACGATAAGCGATACTGATCTTGGTTCAGGTGTTGAATTCAAAGCGATAACGGTGGAAGTCAAGTGGAATGAATTATCGTAA
- a CDS encoding glycosyltransferase: MSKFSLVLPTYNEAPHIKAICRDIIGVLEARNTVFEIIIVDDNSADGTWRLARELSLSDARIRILRRKRRQGLASAVADGWSIANGDILGVMDADFQHPPHTLTAMLDMMSRRDDIDIVIAGRHFSALIMSGLNPLRAVISRLACLFAGILLPRAVTGINDPMSGFFIFRKKVIEASAIKPIGYKVLLEVLVKGSYRRREEILYTFNRRRKGKSKMGILQCAMSCFHMIKLAFLYPPCRNSCF, from the coding sequence ATGAGTAAGTTTTCTTTGGTCCTGCCTACATATAATGAGGCCCCGCACATAAAAGCCATCTGCCGTGATATTATCGGGGTGCTTGAGGCACGTAACACCGTATTTGAGATAATAATCGTTGATGATAACAGCGCTGACGGAACCTGGCGCCTGGCGCGGGAGTTATCCCTCTCGGACGCAAGGATACGTATATTGCGCCGGAAGCGGAGGCAGGGCCTGGCGAGCGCGGTGGCCGATGGCTGGTCTATTGCCAACGGAGATATTCTGGGGGTAATGGATGCTGATTTTCAGCATCCGCCGCATACGCTTACTGCTATGCTGGATATGATGTCGCGCCGGGATGATATTGACATAGTTATTGCCGGAAGGCACTTTTCCGCCTTAATTATGTCCGGCTTAAATCCCCTGCGCGCAGTAATATCGCGGTTGGCGTGTTTGTTTGCCGGGATACTTTTGCCGCGGGCGGTAACCGGCATAAACGATCCGATGTCCGGATTTTTCATATTCCGTAAAAAGGTTATAGAAGCCAGCGCGATAAAACCCATAGGCTATAAGGTTTTGCTTGAAGTGCTTGTCAAGGGCAGTTACAGGCGCAGAGAAGAAATTTTATACACATTTAACCGCAGGCGGAAGGGGAAAAGCAAGATGGGGATACTGCAGTGCGCCATGTCTTGTTTCCACATGATAAAATTAGCTTTTTTATACCCGCCATGCAGGAACTCTTGTTTTTAA
- a CDS encoding O-antigen ligase family protein — translation MPKKILWIIVMAVAFLLPFFSSDAFKTQTYTLYALFAAGLFGIAAVNRSWLNNKALILPLSLWLFVVFFTSFYALYRPGAFTGMCNMLFYAFVFITVAGIEDKMKKQLAFMLVIGSILISARAIFQYFVFFEKIAPLIQERALGLSEKEALYITDIALRQRTISTFVTPNLLASYLSMVNLIALFFCFVVKSKAFRGACLLALLMNCYSLWLTRSAAGLVSFAIGVFLLNLLMSAKGAPREKRFRITLAVFCAVVFAAMACLTTSRIIYDTGTDKMLLSLAGRLEFWKTAMRIITDQPFQFVGLEGFGFLYRLYAPYAQFESTMAHNLFLQLWIETGIMGMAVFIWFAASVVLAAIRGLKKARPVFEDYAFKSACLGAVFVFLIHNMLDFSFFVPQTAVIFWLLCAFIVSNENGRQKSDRGECLKPGPEAGI, via the coding sequence ATGCCTAAAAAAATATTATGGATAATTGTAATGGCAGTCGCATTCCTGCTGCCTTTTTTTTCCTCGGACGCGTTCAAAACTCAAACCTATACTTTATACGCGCTTTTTGCCGCGGGCCTGTTCGGCATAGCGGCAGTAAATAGGTCCTGGCTGAATAACAAGGCTTTGATACTGCCTTTATCTTTATGGCTTTTTGTGGTGTTCTTTACGTCTTTTTACGCGCTTTACAGGCCCGGCGCTTTTACCGGTATGTGCAATATGTTATTTTACGCCTTTGTTTTTATCACAGTCGCGGGCATTGAGGATAAAATGAAAAAGCAGTTGGCGTTTATGCTTGTTATCGGCTCTATTTTAATATCAGCACGCGCCATTTTTCAATATTTTGTGTTTTTTGAAAAGATAGCGCCGCTCATACAGGAGCGCGCCCTCGGATTGTCGGAAAAAGAGGCGCTTTATATAACCGATATAGCTTTAAGGCAAAGGACGATTTCCACGTTCGTCACGCCGAATCTTTTGGCGTCGTATTTATCCATGGTAAACCTCATCGCCTTATTTTTTTGTTTCGTCGTAAAAAGCAAGGCCTTCAGAGGCGCCTGTTTGTTAGCGCTTTTGATGAATTGTTATTCATTATGGCTTACAAGGTCTGCCGCGGGCCTGGTAAGTTTTGCGATAGGCGTATTTTTGCTGAACCTGTTAATGTCAGCCAAAGGCGCTCCGCGCGAAAAACGGTTTAGAATAACACTGGCGGTTTTTTGCGCTGTTGTGTTTGCGGCCATGGCCTGCTTGACTACGAGCAGGATTATTTACGACACGGGGACCGATAAGATGCTCCTGTCGTTGGCGGGCCGGCTGGAATTCTGGAAAACGGCAATGAGGATCATAACTGATCAGCCCTTTCAGTTCGTGGGCCTGGAAGGTTTTGGATTTCTTTACAGGCTTTACGCGCCTTATGCGCAGTTTGAGAGCACAATGGCCCATAATCTTTTCCTGCAGTTATGGATAGAAACAGGTATTATGGGTATGGCGGTATTTATCTGGTTTGCCGCATCTGTTGTCCTGGCCGCTATCAGGGGATTGAAAAAAGCCCGGCCTGTTTTTGAGGACTATGCCTTTAAATCGGCATGCCTGGGCGCGGTATTTGTATTTTTGATCCATAATATGCTGGATTTCAGTTTTTTTGTGCCGCAGACAGCGGTTATCTTTTGGTTGTTATGCGCTTTTATAGTTTCAAATGAAAACGGCAGGCAGAAATCCGACCGCGGTGAATGCTTGAAGCCCGGGCCCGAGGCAGGCATTTGA
- a CDS encoding MraY family glycosyltransferase, producing MIFFICSFLICLILPIVLEKPLSMSRLSTNKEKPMLLGISVYAVVLTAALVLLNSRQKDASFLMDMVWGASALFFVGLIDDIRNLSVAGKLTGQIAAACIAVFFGIRTSIVFIPEWMNVVLSLFWIVALINAFNFLDIMDGLCPGISFIICATFLFLSSFSGALILCVFFCALAGATLAALAYNRPPARFYLGDSGSMLLGYIFACCALKIHYAVDISQRLALLVPLLIMSLPIFDLVFTVCVRKIKHIPVFKKSADHLVLLLMCKGYSQFKVLAIMYSLCLASGLSAILLQCLPPGIKPWVLSCFVLAIFVFTFICVKVTRAHA from the coding sequence ATGATATTTTTTATTTGCTCTTTTTTGATATGCCTTATTTTGCCAATAGTCCTTGAAAAGCCTTTATCAATGAGCAGGCTTTCAACCAACAAGGAAAAGCCCATGCTGCTGGGTATTTCGGTTTACGCGGTTGTTTTAACCGCGGCCCTCGTGCTTTTAAACAGCCGGCAAAAAGACGCCTCATTTTTGATGGATATGGTATGGGGAGCAAGCGCCCTGTTTTTTGTCGGATTAATAGACGATATTAGAAATCTTTCTGTTGCCGGTAAGTTGACAGGCCAAATAGCGGCCGCGTGCATAGCGGTATTTTTTGGCATCAGGACGTCAATAGTGTTTATTCCGGAATGGATGAACGTGGTCTTAAGTCTTTTTTGGATTGTGGCCCTTATCAATGCCTTTAATTTTCTTGACATAATGGACGGGCTCTGTCCGGGCATAAGCTTTATCATATGCGCGACTTTTCTTTTTTTAAGCTCTTTTTCCGGCGCGCTAATCCTGTGTGTTTTCTTTTGCGCTTTGGCAGGGGCAACACTGGCGGCATTGGCTTATAACAGGCCTCCGGCAAGATTTTATCTCGGAGATTCAGGCAGTATGCTGTTGGGCTATATCTTTGCTTGCTGCGCCTTGAAGATTCATTATGCCGTTGACATCAGCCAGAGGCTGGCGCTGTTGGTACCTTTACTTATAATGTCGCTTCCCATTTTTGACCTGGTATTTACGGTATGCGTACGGAAGATAAAACATATTCCGGTATTTAAAAAAAGCGCTGACCATCTGGTTTTACTGCTCATGTGTAAAGGCTACAGCCAATTTAAGGTGCTGGCTATTATGTATTCTCTGTGCCTGGCATCGGGTTTGAGCGCGATCCTGCTCCAGTGCCTGCCCCCCGGCATCAAGCCGTGGGTCTTATCTTGTTTCGTGCTCGCGATTTTTGTTTTTACGTTTATATGTGTTAAAGTAACTCGTGCCCATGCTTGA
- a CDS encoding glycosyltransferase family 4 protein translates to MPKIRLAHIITGLELGGAQKTTLSLLACLDRALYDVFLFTSDGGYLAKKAGLIQGLKVIVIDSLVRDINLVKDARSFFKIAYYLRRYKISVVHTHSSKAGIIGRWAARLSGVKYVFHTVHGWPFYIESGAFTRFAYRMFEKITSLITTKLIVVSDKDMMAGLKYVNSRGEKYAKISYGIDRDGFAGGINPGKRDDTVRVGFIACFKPQKAPMDFIKVVKLVTDKNKAVEFISAGDGLLRPLASEQASRLGVDGYIKFLGWQEDIADILSRVDMLLLTSRWEGLPVVILEAFAAGKPVIATKAGGIPEIISNGVNGFLEEKGDCLGLARDILILASDSKKLRAFSKNAADSFKPQNHLSYMVNRIQSLYGRAGGV, encoded by the coding sequence ATGCCCAAGATAAGGCTCGCTCATATTATAACCGGCCTTGAGCTTGGCGGCGCGCAAAAGACCACGCTTTCCCTGCTTGCTTGTCTTGACAGGGCGCTGTATGACGTTTTTCTTTTTACTTCGGATGGAGGATATCTTGCTAAGAAGGCAGGGCTTATACAGGGGTTAAAGGTCATCGTTATTGACAGCCTTGTCCGTGACATTAATCTAGTAAAAGACGCGCGGTCTTTTTTTAAAATAGCGTATTATCTGCGGCGTTACAAAATATCTGTTGTCCATACGCATAGTTCAAAGGCCGGTATAATTGGACGATGGGCCGCGCGCCTTTCAGGGGTAAAATATGTTTTTCATACCGTTCACGGCTGGCCTTTTTACATTGAGTCGGGCGCGTTTACCAGGTTTGCTTACAGGATGTTTGAAAAAATTACATCATTAATAACCACAAAATTAATAGTTGTTTCTGATAAAGATATGATGGCAGGGCTCAAATATGTTAACAGTAGAGGCGAAAAATATGCTAAAATATCCTATGGCATTGATAGGGATGGTTTTGCCGGTGGAATAAATCCCGGTAAAAGAGATGATACCGTAAGGGTGGGCTTTATAGCCTGTTTTAAGCCGCAGAAAGCGCCTATGGATTTTATAAAAGTGGTAAAATTGGTTACGGATAAAAACAAGGCTGTTGAGTTTATATCGGCCGGTGACGGACTTCTGCGCCCTTTAGCATCGGAGCAGGCTTCAAGGCTTGGAGTAGACGGTTATATAAAGTTTTTAGGCTGGCAGGAAGATATTGCCGATATCCTTTCCCGTGTGGATATGCTTTTGCTGACATCACGCTGGGAGGGCCTGCCTGTAGTCATACTGGAGGCGTTTGCGGCAGGTAAACCGGTGATAGCGACCAAGGCGGGCGGCATACCGGAGATTATCTCAAACGGTGTCAACGGATTTTTAGAGGAAAAAGGAGATTGCCTTGGCCTGGCGCGCGATATATTGATTCTCGCTTCTGACAGCAAAAAATTGCGCGCGTTTTCAAAAAATGCCGCGGACAGTTTTAAACCGCAAAACCATTTGTCATATATGGTAAACCGTATACAGAGCCTCTATGGGCGGGCAGGAGGGGTGTGA
- a CDS encoding FAD-dependent oxidoreductase, producing MMNRRNNKILIIGAGITGLSAAYHLKGDYALFEKNRFAGGTASSEKVDGFIFDKAGHLLHFKTSWVKNLVEKLISPVRLDKKRRRSWILSKGIYTRYPFQVNTYKLPPAVIKDCLLEMAHAQVSDARNKKPADNLRDWILESLGSGVAKHFMFPYNRKLWKTPLSGVGIDWVDKFIPKPRLDYAIRGAVSDFKRGFGYNRIFFYPSHGGIQVLSDAFCAGIKEKVFFNKEVKAIDISQRKVRFAAGETAYFDTLISTMPLPELIGLIDAAPPALKHAAGRLKFVSVLNLNLGIDRNSISDKHWIYFPERKYVFYRVGFFSNFSDNLCPNGASSLYAEVSYTDDRPLKMDDTQVRERVIHDLRKAGILSGRDRVLSEKLCRIKYAYPIRGRNGLVKSIDDFLRARGIYSIGRYGGWKYMSMEECMLEAKMTADNINNNRLGF from the coding sequence ATGATGAACAGGCGTAATAATAAAATATTAATAATCGGGGCCGGGATTACGGGCTTGAGTGCGGCCTATCATCTCAAGGGCGATTATGCTTTGTTTGAAAAAAACCGGTTTGCCGGCGGAACAGCATCTTCGGAAAAGGTGGATGGTTTTATTTTTGATAAAGCAGGCCATCTTCTGCATTTTAAAACCTCCTGGGTAAAAAATCTTGTTGAAAAATTGATAAGCCCGGTCCGCCTGGATAAAAAGCGCAGGAGGTCCTGGATATTGTCCAAGGGCATATATACAAGATATCCTTTTCAGGTTAATACGTATAAACTGCCTCCGGCCGTGATTAAGGACTGCCTGCTTGAGATGGCCCACGCGCAGGTATCCGATGCCCGCAATAAAAAGCCCGCGGACAATTTACGGGATTGGATATTGGAGAGTCTTGGCAGCGGGGTTGCCAAGCATTTTATGTTTCCGTATAACCGGAAACTGTGGAAGACCCCCTTAAGCGGTGTCGGCATAGACTGGGTTGATAAATTTATACCCAAGCCCAGGCTTGACTATGCCATACGCGGGGCTGTGTCTGATTTTAAAAGGGGTTTTGGCTATAACAGGATATTTTTTTACCCGTCGCATGGCGGTATACAGGTTTTATCGGATGCTTTTTGTGCCGGGATTAAAGAAAAGGTTTTTTTTAACAAGGAAGTCAAGGCGATAGATATTTCTCAAAGGAAAGTAAGGTTTGCCGCGGGAGAAACGGCCTATTTTGATACGCTTATTTCAACTATGCCTCTGCCAGAGCTTATAGGATTAATAGATGCCGCTCCTCCTGCCTTAAAACACGCTGCCGGCAGGTTAAAGTTTGTTTCAGTCCTGAACCTGAATCTCGGTATAGACAGAAATAGTATTTCTGATAAACACTGGATTTATTTCCCGGAGAGAAAATACGTGTTTTATAGGGTTGGGTTTTTTTCTAATTTTTCTGACAATCTTTGTCCTAACGGCGCTAGTTCATTATACGCGGAGGTTTCGTATACGGATGACAGGCCTTTGAAAATGGATGACACCCAGGTCAGGGAACGCGTGATACATGACCTTAGAAAGGCCGGCATATTGTCCGGCCGCGACCGGGTCCTATCCGAAAAATTATGCCGGATAAAATATGCTTATCCTATCCGCGGCCGAAACGGGCTCGTGAAAAGTATTGATGATTTTCTGCGCGCGCGCGGAATCTATTCTATCGGCAGGTACGGAGGCTGGAAATACATGTCAATGGAGGAATGCATGCTGGAGGCAAAAATGACGGCCGATAATATAAATAATAACAGGCTGGGTTTTTGA
- a CDS encoding glycosyltransferase family 2 protein: MNRPDGAFISVIVVTKGAGDYISRCLRSLDAQTLPPAEVIVIDNSLDSGFSRKLKCDFPKVAVYESPVNLFYAASLNKGVFISRGEYILCLNDDVVLDANFISEASRGFFAGKNIGMVSGKVFRDDAETIDSVGIRPDIFRRAKEKGYGKAAGKSFEKEAFIFGPGGAAAFYRKKMLEDIKYDCQYFDEDLIMFYEDLDAAWRGRNYGWRGYYVPSAAAYHIRGGSFRPDAGLNKPFARRYLDNKMHAWLIKNRYIVMLKNESAAGLILHIVPALLFGLLELAYAFFCRRQVIRALKGHYWIRRALAKRKYCFPSRY; the protein is encoded by the coding sequence ATGAATAGGCCTGACGGCGCTTTTATAAGTGTTATTGTTGTTACAAAAGGCGCCGGGGATTATATTTCAAGATGCCTTAGGTCTTTGGACGCGCAAACACTGCCTCCCGCGGAGGTGATTGTTATAGATAATTCTCTTGATAGCGGTTTTTCGCGTAAGCTAAAATGCGATTTTCCGAAAGTCGCGGTATACGAAAGCCCCGTGAACCTTTTTTACGCCGCGTCTTTAAACAAAGGCGTATTTATAAGCAGGGGCGAATACATACTCTGTCTTAATGATGATGTTGTGTTAGACGCGAATTTTATAAGCGAAGCCAGCAGAGGATTTTTTGCCGGTAAAAATATAGGCATGGTAAGCGGAAAAGTTTTTAGAGATGATGCCGAAACAATAGACAGTGTCGGCATTAGGCCTGACATATTTCGCAGGGCCAAAGAAAAAGGTTATGGAAAAGCCGCCGGCAAGTCTTTTGAAAAAGAAGCCTTTATATTCGGCCCCGGCGGCGCGGCCGCTTTTTACCGGAAAAAGATGCTTGAGGATATAAAATATGACTGCCAGTATTTTGACGAGGACCTCATTATGTTTTATGAAGACCTTGATGCCGCTTGGCGCGGAAGAAATTACGGCTGGAGAGGTTATTATGTCCCTTCGGCAGCAGCCTATCATATCCGCGGCGGCTCATTCCGGCCCGATGCGGGGTTAAATAAGCCTTTCGCGCGCAGGTATCTTGACAATAAAATGCACGCGTGGTTAATAAAAAACCGTTATATAGTTATGTTGAAAAATGAATCCGCGGCCGGATTAATATTACACATCGTACCAGCCCTGTTATTCGGGCTTTTGGAATTGGCTTATGCCTTTTTTTGCCGGAGGCAAGTTATACGCGCCTTAAAAGGCCATTATTGGATACGCAGGGCCCTGGCTAAGAGAAAATATTGTTTTCCGAGCCGGTATTAG